The stretch of DNA ataatggGGGCAAAATtggttatgtatatatttgatgTAAGATGCTACAGCGTTTCTTAATAATGAAAACAGATTGTGATGGAAGAAACCATCCACTATGTTCGTGTTACTCTGAATCACTTTAATAGCTTAGTATTTCAGCGAACTTTATGGTGTTTTTCACAGCATAAGTATAACTagccataaaattttatcttttattttgtgaaacaatcgtaatttaaaacaaagagTTAACAGAATCATAAAGTTAGGTTAGTACAAGACTGTACATGGTTGatagcaaaatttatgtttaggAACAGGTGCTGGCCAACCTTGTCGTCGAGGAAGAACCCGGTGGAGATGAAAGAGTAGGCGAAGACAGTCAGGACGAATCGACGACGGGCAGCACCTCAGCCCCTCGTTTAAATTCAGTAGCGCCTGATGAAGACACACTCCCGAGTTCCTTGGACGGCCATGAGTCTCCAACACCGCCGGAAATGGCGTCGACGTTCAGCGTCGACTCCGACAGCTCCAACAGCAGCGTTGACATACCTCTGTTGccaaggagagaaagagagttgCCTGCTGGCACGAAGAGGAAGGCGGAGGTCCTCAAGGAATCTGGAAAAATTGGCGTGACAATTACTACAAGCAGTCCTAGTAGTGGTAGTGGTAGTCCGCCGCCGAGCAAAGTTCCTCGGTTATTGCCTTTGAAAAATAACCCCACAACGCCTTCTTATCACGTGAGtgttgattattataaaagtaattagcTGTTATCAGCGCATTAAGCTAGAGTGGAGCTAAAAAATCATTACATCACGAggtatttcttgttttttatattctttctttcatgtttgtaaagaaatttctcaaaaatatgtaacataacAAGTTATCTAGGTTAACTAATATTGTATCGGAGAATCAAACatttagtatatataaaactcTTATAATTCGCATCCGTTGCCTTGCAACTCGCAGAAAGATAAGAATGTTGcagtgttaaaatattaatggtATCTTGGCGTCTTAGCGTTTTCGGGGTAGCATAAGAGCAAGATCCTTCCCGTTACAGAGTCACAAAGTCAACGGTAGAAGGCCGTCGTCTTCCAGTGTGAAGTCGACACCAGAAGAGCCTTTACCGGCAGTGCCGACGACGCCGGCACCCGCAGTACAGGACAAAAAACGTCCTGAAGCCGATCTACCTCACGGCCCGCCGCCTTCTCTTCCACGTGCACCACCGGCACCGCTTTCTCCTCAAATAGACACACCTTTGGAGCAACCCGTGACGAAGAAGAGGCACTTGTCGGAGCAGAAGCAGGAAAAATCGAACGGCGCGGTTGCCACTGACAAAGCGAACGGTCACAAGTCACCCAGTCCCACAGATTCTTACACCAACAACAACAGGTTACCGACCGTTGTGAACGGGCATCACAGtcataacaataataacaacaacaataacaataacaataacaatactCCGAGCGTTAAGCAGACAGAAATTCTGAAACCAGAGGTCTACGTTCCACTTATAAGTCCCGATACGGATTACTGGCAGGCGAGGAACCCCGTGGCCGATCAAGTATTTATCACGGACGTTACCGTTAACTTGAAGACCGTTACCATCAGGGAGTGCAAGACTGAAAAGGGTTTCTTCCGTGAGAGAGATCCCAAAGAAACCCTTTGAACCTCAAGAACGATATCCATTAACAATTCTGCCTCGGAAATATCTGCTCTGAGTTGTATTGAacgattgtaaatataaattattttcgcatgTCGGATATTAAGCCGAGGATGTAATGGTACCAAGCaagtttaaacttttttaacgaTTGATAAAGATGACGTCACAGTGCGCGAAGGCAGTCGGAGGAAGAGATCTGTTTGTCCTTATGCTTCAATTGAAGGCCTCCAAGGCCTTCGAAACTGGACACTGAACTACGAACTTGGACTAGAAGCAAAATCGATTGATTATAAATCAGAGACTAAAATTCGTGAGTTTTTATCCAAACTGAAAATTAAGCACCAACGATCATTGGCGAACAATGTGTCCGCATGTGCTGCGAATCTATGTAAATTGATTGTAAAGACATTAGTGATGTCAGTATGAGTTTATTGTCGAGTATACGTTATACCTGCAGTCGtatatatacttgtatattttaaaatgcttaGTAGATTTTAATCACGCTGAAGATCTGGAAAATTAGAGGATATTATATCTTCTagttgattttattatttgcttatCTTAGAACTTCGCTAAGGGAATActacaaataaaatctttaactTTCGTTTTTACTACGAGATATATATACCAGATATATctagaaaaagtatttttctaaTTCGTTTTTAGGATATCGAAACTGCTTCGCGGAAGCGATTCGGGGGGAGATGTTCCGAGTTATTCTAAAGTAGTTTTCAACGTTTACGAAGTTGTATCTCATTTATCGAGGAATTTTATTAcgcgaaaataaatagaatatcgtgaaaaaaattatgtaaattagaTTTTGAACGTACGTAcgaaaatgtaaatgtttggACAAGAATTTCGACGAAATTTGACATTTGATTTGTAGAAAGGCACAATTATGCACAGTATTTCAACCACCATCGGTGGTGATGCGTTCCTTCTCGGTTTCGATGCGACAAGCATACTAACTCGCGATATCGTTTAGCGACAAATGCATTTCCGTGTCATCGACTGCTTCGTTCGATTCTGAGATTTTCTCACTTCACTTTTATTAATcgagtattttatttatagcgtAGACTGTCGTACATGTCGATTTTGACAATCTCGCACTAAGATCATTGCATATCTTAGtgagtttaattttttgtagattttttataGATCGTTATATACAATACTACCAAATGGACGCCTCCCTGGCACGTTCCAATATTGAATTCAGTACAACAACTAAAATCTGATCGTATTCAAACTTAAACGCTTCAAGCGTTGTCATCTTGTTTCAATGATGCTGTATCGTGCATTTTGCGCGCGTTTTCACAATTGGTGTGAACACGACACAATTATATCTCGACATTATCCAAATTTTGTACAGTATTGagtaatttttctcattatcattatcttaCATATcgctttctttatttttttttaattctttaaacattcctatttataaaatagatttttatttataattatacgtgtcttgtataaatttaaaaatatttaaagaatatacaaagtatatgtatattttaattctttgaagACTAATATCTTgtacattttgaatttttaaatggagATTTTCcaactttaattttactgtGAATAAGATTATACATAttctaaattgaattttatgggTAGCAAAGATTTAAAGTTACTTCATGATTACATAAATGatgagaaaaatttgattgataaatttgtaaaaacgaAAATGAGAATCTATAAATCGTCAcatcaaaaattgttattgattaatgtatatttcaatagtgTAAAATAGCTCTACATCTTCCTTTTTTAACATAGAATTGGGCAGTGTGCCTCTTTGAGACacgttttattctttttctggAAAATACTTTGCTCTTTTTATTGCGTAGTATGCACATACAGCATCGGCAAAGCATGTTTGCAAAGAATAAATTggcaaagaataaaaaaacagcAGCGCGGTAGATTCTTATTGTGGACAATGTTAAGTTCAATTTcttagttaaatatatattaaatgtatataaaatttaatatatatttaatatactcatatatattaaatctacaTATACGTTGcttatttattaactaataCGAAGATTTTTAGATTTCCACATTCTTAATATAGTTGTAATTAGACTGTATATGCGATGCGTCCCACTTGAAAGCGAGTTCGACATGACGTTATTTCTTGCGTTAGCACAAGATTACTGCTTCGTCAAATAGCTTCTCATTAagtatatattcaaaaatctGGACGAGGTTTTATAGAGTTGTTCATAACAACTCGACAACCTGgaaaacatacaaatattaaaagaaatagatcTTTGTTAAAACGGGGCCATTTTCGTAAGATTAGATTGACATTCGTTGCAATTATCAGTGCGGAAGAATGAAAAGTACATTTAGATTGTTGTACTACTTGTATATTGACAgtgttttttgtaaaaattgtaaatagttGAATGAAACTGTACGTTTCGCCGTAGCGGGCGGATCATGTGAGGATGGCTTATATAAATCTTTGAATTATCAGTTGTACATAGATAAAGAGAAGCGGAaaccccctccccccccccctttagTTGTAAACGTAACTTGCAACTATAGGTCTATAGAGAGGAATCCTTTTCTTAGCTTTAGAACTTCAAGATAGACTGTGCGCGTACCTTCGATATTGTTTCTgtacttataaatattcaaacttATTAAACTTATACGATAAACGTGAAACGATAACAGTGATTACGCAGGCATATACGATATATGAACCCCGATAGTACCAAATTCAACagtaattttagtttttctgTCTGGTACAGATtccttatatttcaataaaatctcTACTTGAAGTCACGCTGTTTGTACGTTCTGTCATTTCTTTCTGCATTCTAGATTTGGATATCAGATTGCATAAGATATATCGCTTTAATTTTCGCGCGTCATGCTCTTTGTATGTATCGACTTTATTCGATATATCGAATGAAGTCGATACATCGTACACAATCGCAAACCACGTGCGATACATGCTGCTTGTTGCGTTTCAATTGTGGCATCACTGCTCTCACTGTTACTTATTTCTTACTATATGATTTTACATGATTTTCAGTGTGATCATCGAGAGGTTGATTAGTTGTTCCggtataattttgcaattaggAATGTACAAGAAAGATGAGTGAACGTGCTTGTAGTATCGTTACAAATGGTTCTCACACTGATATCGTTTTAAAATCATACaggtattacaaaataatctctattagttttttttaagaatttatttacaacaCTCTTACATCTTTATTTACAGCAATCGaacattgttaattataacacatttcaaaaaatttggaaCATTATTAACGGTAAACCGTGAATCTTCTGTGAATGGTTACAGTAGTGATATATTCACAATAAAGTAAGTAGCAgtgtattgtaataattctg from Linepithema humile isolate Giens D197 chromosome 2, Lhum_UNIL_v1.0, whole genome shotgun sequence encodes:
- the LOC105679129 gene encoding polycomb group protein Pc isoform X1; this translates as MDLGDRVYAAERITKKREKRGKVEYFVKWKGWSKKYNTWEPEENILDVRLIELYEESQKGSDVPARRPRRRDTRYSEQVLANLVVEEEPGGDERVGEDSQDESTTGSTSAPRLNSVAPDEDTLPSSLDGHESPTPPEMASTFSVDSDSSNSSVDIPLLPRRERELPAGTKRKAEVLKESGKIGVTITTSSPSSGSGSPPPSKVPRLLPLKNNPTTPSYHSHKVNGRRPSSSSVKSTPEEPLPAVPTTPAPAVQDKKRPEADLPHGPPPSLPRAPPAPLSPQIDTPLEQPVTKKRHLSEQKQEKSNGAVATDKANGHKSPSPTDSYTNNNRLPTVVNGHHSHNNNNNNNNNNNNNTPSVKQTEILKPEVYVPLISPDTDYWQARNPVADQVFITDVTVNLKTVTIRECKTEKGFFRERDPKETL
- the LOC105679129 gene encoding polycomb group protein Pc isoform X3 is translated as MGKVEYFVKWKGWSKKYNTWEPEENILDVRLIELYEESQKGSDVPARRPRRRDTRYSEQVLANLVVEEEPGGDERVGEDSQDESTTGSTSAPRLNSVAPDEDTLPSSLDGHESPTPPEMASTFSVDSDSSNSSVDIPLLPRRERELPAGTKRKAEVLKESGKIGVTITTSSPSSGSGSPPPSKVPRLLPLKNNPTTPSYHSHKVNGRRPSSSSVKSTPEEPLPAVPTTPAPAVQDKKRPEADLPHGPPPSLPRAPPAPLSPQIDTPLEQPVTKKRHLSEQKQEKSNGAVATDKANGHKSPSPTDSYTNNNRLPTVVNGHHSHNNNNNNNNNNNNNTPSVKQTEILKPEVYVPLISPDTDYWQARNPVADQVFITDVTVNLKTVTIRECKTEKGFFRERDPKETL
- the LOC105679129 gene encoding polycomb group protein Pc isoform X2; translation: MDLGDRVYAAERITKKREKRGKVEYFVKWKGWSKKYNTWEPEENILDVRLIELYEESQKGSDVPARRPRRRDTRYSVLANLVVEEEPGGDERVGEDSQDESTTGSTSAPRLNSVAPDEDTLPSSLDGHESPTPPEMASTFSVDSDSSNSSVDIPLLPRRERELPAGTKRKAEVLKESGKIGVTITTSSPSSGSGSPPPSKVPRLLPLKNNPTTPSYHSHKVNGRRPSSSSVKSTPEEPLPAVPTTPAPAVQDKKRPEADLPHGPPPSLPRAPPAPLSPQIDTPLEQPVTKKRHLSEQKQEKSNGAVATDKANGHKSPSPTDSYTNNNRLPTVVNGHHSHNNNNNNNNNNNNNTPSVKQTEILKPEVYVPLISPDTDYWQARNPVADQVFITDVTVNLKTVTIRECKTEKGFFRERDPKETL